The stretch of DNA ACGATCACCGCGCCGCCGGCGGACGCGATCGCCTCGCCAGCGCGCTCCACGGCTCCCATGACGGCGGTCTTGTGATCGGCGCCCTTGCGCCGCAGCTCGCGGAAGCGGAACAGGTAGAAGAGGAAGTAGTCGGTGCCGATGCCGAACAGCACCACGCCCAGGATCACGTTGAGGGAGCTGTCGGCCTTGAGGTCGAAGACCTTGGCGGCGATGCCGATGAAGCCGTCGGCGACCAGGAAGGCGACGATGACCATGAGGATCGGCGAGAGCGCCGCCATCACGCTGCGGAAGATGATGCCGAGCAGGACCAGGATCAGCACGATGGTGGCGAGCATGACGATCGCCTCGGCGTTCTTGCCCGACTGCGACTGATCGTAGGACTGCGGCAGGGTGCCGGTGGTCTGCGCCTCGAGGTCGGTGCCGTGGGTGGCCTGGGTGAGCTGGTGACGCATGTCGGTGACCTGGTCGAAGTCCTTCTGGTCCTGACCGGTGACGTTGTCGGCCATGCCGACGTTGACGATCGCCACCTGCCGGGAGTCCGAGGCGGTGACCTCCCCGACCGAGGTGTAGTCCGAGCCCAGCTTGAGGCCCTTCGCGATGTCGCCGGCCTTCGTCAGGTCAGCCGTCGACAGCGGGGAGCCGTCGGTGCGGGAGAAGACGATGGTGGCGCCCGAGTCGTCCTGCTGCGGGAACGCCGAGGACATCAGGTTGCTGGCCTTGATGGACTCGTAGTGCTGGGGCAGGAAGTCGGACTGGTCGGTGGTCGACTTGAGCTTGGGGGCGAACGCCACCACCAGCACGGTCAGGACCAGCCAGGCTGCGATGATGTACCAAGGACGACGGGCCGCGGTGCGGCCTAGGGCGCGGAACATGACCACAACCTAATCGAGCCCGGTGACATTTCCGCCCCGCTCAGGGGCATCTCAGGGGTGCGCCAGGGTGATTCACGACCAACCTCACGGGCCGCCCCTGACATGTGTCACGGACGGCGGCCTCAGAAGGGCTGCACGAGCAGACAGGTGCCCTCATCGGCCACCCGGGTCAGCACGATCGTCGCCTCGTTGGGACCCTGGGGGGCGAGCCGCCGGCGCAGCTCCTCGGGCACCACGGCGACGCCGCGCTTCTTGATCGTGAGCCGGCCGACGCCGCGCTCGCGCAGCGCCGCGCGCAACGCGCGCTCGCGATAGGGCAGCACCTCCAGCACCCGGTAGCCGCGTGCGAACGGCGTGCGGAAGGACTGGTCGCTGGTGACGTAGGCGATCCGGTCGTCGAGCAGGCCGCCGCCCACGCCTGCCGCCACCGCCGTGACCAGGCCGGCCCGGATGACGGCACCGTCGGGCTCGTAGAGGAACTCGCCGACGGCCCGTACGTCGACGCCGCCCTCACCCAGCGGCGGAGCGTCCTCGTCGGTCAGCGTCGCCAGGCCGCCGTCAGCGATCACTGTCGCGCGGCGGTGCACGGTGGCCAGCCGGCCCGACCAGAGCGCGGCCTCCTTGACCTCGCCACGGTCGCTGACGAACTCCGCCTCGACCCCGTCGGGGACGAGCTCGTGCGGAATGCCCGGCGCGACCTTCACGCAGGCGTCGCGCGCCAGCAGGCTGAGGACGAACGGCCACGGCGGCGTCCAGCCCTCGGTGTCCAGCAACCGCCCGCGCGAGCGGTTGTTGGTGCGCCGGGCGGGGTCGGCGAAGGCCACCTCGAAGGCGGTGTGGTCGAGCTCGGTCGCGTCCGCCACGGACACGGCACCGGGCAGGCCGAGTGCGTCGAGGTTGGCCCGCGCCACCGCGACCCGCTCGGGGTCCAGGTCGACGCCGGCGGAGGTGATGCCGGCGCGCGCCATCGCGATCAGGTCACCTCCGATGCCACAGCCCAGGTCGATGGCCGAGCCGGCGCCGAAGGCCACGAGCCGGGCGGCGCGGTGCTCGGCCACGGCCTGCCGGGTGGCCTGCTCGAGGCCGTCGGGGGTGAAGTACATCGCCGCGGCCGCCGCGCCGAACTTCGGCACCGCGCGCCGACGCAGCTCGGCCTGGCTCATCGCCACGGCGACGTACGGCGCGGCGACACCCGCGAACTCCCGTCGCAGCACCGACTGCGCCTGCAGCGGATCCTCCCCACCGAGTGCGACCGCCCGGGCGAGCAGCGTCTGGCCGGGGTCGGTGAGCAGCCAGGCGAAGGCGTCGAGGTCCACCCGTCCATCCTCTCAGCGACCGGCCCTGGCACTCGTTGTGGCTGAGTGCTAACGTCTGACTTGGCACTCTCGCATCGAGTGTGCCAACGCCTGCGACACGAGCACGACCCCCGCGACGGCGTGCTCGCGGCGCCAGGCATCCACGTTCATCACCCAACAGCAGATCAGTGTGAAGGGGAGGTCGACACCGTGTCGATCAACATCAAGCCTCTCGAGGACCGCATCGTCATCAAGCAGGTCGAGGCTGAGCAGACCACCGCGTCCGGCCTGGTCATCCCGGACACCGCCAAGGAGAAGCCCCAGGAGGGCGAGGTCCTGGCCGTCGGTCCGGGTCGTGTCGACGACAACGGCAACCGCATCCCGCTCGACGTGGCCGTCGGCGACAAGGTCATCTACAGCAAGTACGGCGGCACCGAGGTCAAGTACGCCGGCGAGGAGTTCCTCATCCTCAGCGCCCGCGACATCCTCGCTGTGATCGCCTGACGCAGCGCCTGACTCCGGGACGTCATACGAACCGGCCGCCCCGGCAGCCACTCGTATGACGTCCCGGATCCATTTCCGAGCCAGACAGAGGGAAGATCCATGCCGAAGATCCTGGAGTTCGACGAGAACGCCCGCCGCGCACTCGAGCGCGGTGTCGACAAGCTCGCCGACGCCGTCAAGGTGACGCTGGGCCCCAAGGGCCGCTACGTCGTCCTCGACAAGAAGTGGGGCGCGCCGACCATCACCAACGACGGTGTCACCGTCGCCCGTGAGATCGAGCTCGACGACCCGTTCGAGAACCTTGGTGCCCAGCTCACCAAGGAGGTCGCCACCAAGACCAACGACGTCGCCGGTGACGGCACCACCACCGCCACCGTGCTCGCGCAGGCGATGGTCCACGAGGGTCTGCGGGCGGTCGCCGCCGGCGTGAACCCCATGGGCCTCAAGCGCGGCATGGACGCCGCCGCCGCCAAGGTCGGCGACGCCCTGCGCGCGGCCGCCCGTCCGGTCAACGACGAGTCCGACATGGCCTCGGTCGCGACCATCTCCAGCCGTGACGGCCACATCGGCGAGCTGCTCGCCGAGGCCTTCAGCAAGGTCGGCAAGGACGGCGTCATCACCGTCGAGGAGTCGAACACCCCGAGCACCGAGCTCGAGTTCACCGAGGGCATGCAGTTCGACAAGGGCTACATCTCGGCGTACTTCGTCTCGGACCCGGAGCGGATGGAGGCCGTCCTCGACGACCCCTACATCCTGCTCGTCCAGGGGAAGGTCTCCTCGGTGCAGGAGCTCCTCCCGATCCTGGAGAAGGTCATGCAGGCGGGCAAGCCGCTGTTCATCCTGGCCGAGGACGTCGAGGGCGAGGCGCTCTCGACCCTGGTCGTGAACAAGATCCGCGGCACCTTCAACGCGGTCGCCGTCAAGAGCCCTGCCTTCGGTGACCGGCGCAAGGCGATCATGGAGGACATCGCGATCCTCACCGGCGGTCAGGTCATCGCCGCCGAGATCGGCCTCAAGCTCGACCAGGTCGGCCTCGAGGTGCTGGGTCGGGCCCGTCGCGTCGTGGTCACGAAGGACAACACCACCATCGTGGACGGCGCCGGCGACCCGGCAGCGGTCAGCGGCCGGGTCAACCAGATCAAGGCCGAGATCGAGAACACCGACTCCGACTGGGACCGCGAGAAGCTCCAGGAGCGCCTCGCCAAGCTCGCCGGCGGTGTCTGCGTGATCAAGGTCGGCGCCCACACCGAGGTGGAGCTCAAGGAGAAGAAGCACCGCATCGAGGACGCCGTCTCCGCCACCCGTGCGGCGATCGAGGAGGGCATCGTCGCCGGCGGCGGCTCGGCCCTCGTCCACGCCGTCGCCGAGCTCGAGGACGACCTCGGGCTCACCGGTGACGAGGCCGCCGGCGTGCGCATCGTGCGCAAGGCCGCCGACGAGCCGCTGCGCTGGATCGCCGAGAACGGCGGCGAGAACGGGTACGTCGTGGTCAGCAAGGTCCGCGAGGCCGGCGTCGGCAACGGCTGGAACGGCGCCACCGGGGAGTATGGCGACCTGGTCGCCCAGGGTGTGATCGACCCGGTGAAGGTGACCCGCTCCGCGCTGGTCAACGCCACCTCGATCGCCGGCATGCTGCTCACCACCGAGACCCTCGTCGTGGACAAGCCCGAGGAGGAGGAGCCGGCGGCTGCCGCCGGCCACGGTCACGGCCACGGTCACTGATCCTCGGATCGCACCGCCGAGTCGGCGCTCGTTCACAGCGAACGGGCGCCGACTCGGTGCATTTCCGGCGCGAGCCCGCGCTGACGCGGCGGCGCGCCCGCGGGACCCGCATGGACGGGTCGTGTCGTCCTCGACGTGACTCGACCGCGACCGTCGGGTTCGCAACACCGTCGGGGTGGACGTGCCGGATCGGCGGTGGGGAGTAGCGGTCTGCCGGGTCACCGGCCGCCATCTGGACCGGGGTACTAGCATCTGTCGTGTAAGTGCATAATATCCATCGACTTTATGTTTTACCGAGGAGGCAGCGTGAGCCTTGTGGCCGGGCCCGTGGAGACGGGCGCCCTCGACCGACGCTCGGGCGACGACGAGCTCGTCGCCGCTCGGCTGGTCCCCCGACGTAGGCCCGGACAGTGGATCTCCGCGGCCATCGCGCTCGTGGCCGTCGCGGCGTTGCTGCGCAGCGTCTTCACCAATCCGCACTTCCAGTGGGACGTGGTGCGTTACTTCTTCCTGCGTCCCTCCATCCTCGACGGCCTCCTGCTCACCTTGTGGCTCACGGCGGCGGTGGTGATCTCGGGCTACCTGCTGGGCATCGTGGTCGCGGTGATGCGGCTCTCGGGCAACCCGGTGCTGTCGACGGTCAGCTTCGCCTTCACCTGGTTCTTCCGCTCGGTCCCACCGCTGGTGCAGCTGCTGCTGTGGTTCAACCTGGCCTCGCTCTACCCGACGCTCTCCTTCGGCATCCCGTTCCTGCCGCCCTTCGGGAGCGTCCACACCGCGCACCTCTTCACCGCGCTGCTGGCCGCCTACGTCGGCCTGACGCTGGACGTCGCGGCGTTCTCCGGCGAGATCGTCCGTGGCGGCCTGCTGTCGGTCGAGCACGGTCAGACCGAGGCGGCCAAGTCGCTGGGGCTGGGCAAGGGCCGCATCTTCCGGCGGATCGTGCTGCCGCAGGCGATGCCCGCGATCGTCCCGGCCAGCGGCAACATGGTGATCGGGATGCTCAAGGCGACCTCGATCATCAGCATGCTCGGTGCCGACGACCTGCTGCACAAGGCACAGCTCATCTACGGCCAGAACTACCTGATCATCCCGCTGCTGCTGGTAGCGACGATCTGGTACATCATCCTGACCACGATCCTCTCGATCGGTCAGTACTTCGTGGAGCGCTACTACGCCCGCGGCAAGGGCGAGCAGCGCGAGAGCCTCTGGCGGGTGGCGCGCGGCAACCTTCCGTTCGCAGGCCTCCGGCGCCGTGACCTGGCGGCCCTGTCGTGAACGCGCCGGTCGAGCAGGCCGTCGGTCGCTCTCGCGAGGACATGGCCGGCCAGCGCCCGCTGGTGCGCGTACGCGGCCTGCGCAAGCACTTCGGTCGCCACGAGGTGCTGCGCAGCATCGACCTGGACGTGCCGGCCGGCTCGGTGAGCGTCCTGCTCGGGCCGTCAGGGTCGGGCAAGTCCACGTTGCTGCGCTGCATCAACCACCTCGAGAAGCCGGACGCCGGCTTCGTCGAGGTGGGCGGGGAGATCATCGGCTACCGGCGCGACGGCGACCGGCTGCGCGAGCTGCCCGACCGGGCCGTGACCCGGCAGCGGGCCCGCATCGGCATGGTCTTCCAGCAGTTCAACCTCTTCCCCCACAAGACGGTGCTGGAGAACATCATCGAGGGCCAGCTCGCCGCCGGCGTACGCCGCAAGGCAGCGGAGTCGCGCGCCAGCGAGCTGCTGGTCCGGGTCGGTCTGGCCGGCCGCGAGACGTCGTACCCCCGCCAGCTCAGCGGGGGTCAGCAGCAGCGGGTCGCCATCGCTCGGGCGCTGGCGAACGAGGTCGAGCTGATCCTCTTCGACGAGCCGACCAGTGCCCTCGACCCGGAGATGGTCGGCGAGGTGCTCGGTGTCATGAAGGACCTCGCCGCCGAGGGTCTGACGATGATCGTCGTCACCCACGAGATCGGCTTCGCCCGGGAGGCGGCCGACCAGGTCGTCTTCCTCGACGGGGGGCGGATCGTGGAGTCCGGCCCTCCGGGCGAGGTGCTCGCCAACCCCAGGAACGAGCGCGCCCGCGCCTTCCTCTCCGCCGTGCTGTGACGACGGCGGCGTACCACCCCACCCGAGAGAAGGAACATCCGTGAAGATCCTCAAGCCGACCGCCCTGGCCGGGCTCGCCGTGACCCTGGTCGCTCTCGCGGGCTGCGGCAGCTCGTCCGACACGCTCAGCGCGGCGGACAAGAAGGTCGGAGCGCAGACGAGCACCTCGGCCTCCGCCGACGCCATCCCCACCGAGGACGTCGTCTCGTCGGTGCAGACCGTGACGGCGCTGCACGACAAGCTGCCGGCGGCGGTGAGGTCCAGCGGCGTGCTGACGCTCGGGACCACTCTGGCCACCGGTGAGGCCGGCCTGCCGCACGTCGGCTCCGACAGCGCGAACAAGCAGGTCGGACTCGACGTCGACCTGCGCGACGCGGTCGCCAAGGTGCTCGGCGTGAGCTGGAAGATCTCCGACGGCTCGTTCGAGACCATCGTGCCCGGCGTCCAGTCCGGCAAGTACGACGTCGGCCAGGACAACTTCGCCGTCACCTCGGCCCGGCTGCCAGTGGTCGACTTCGCCACCTACCTCAAGGACGGCCAGGGCTTCGTGGCCGCCAAGAACAGCTCGCTGGGCGCCGTCACCAAGCTCACCGACGTCTGCGGCCACACGGTCTCCACGGGCACCGGCTCCAGCTTCCAGCAGATCCTGGATGCCGGCGTGAAGGAGTGCAGCGCGGCCGGCCTGAAGCCGTACACCCCGAAGTACTACAGCGACAACGCCTCGATCCTGCTCGGTCTGCAGAACGGACAGACCGACCTGTACTTCGGACCGACCCTCGGCGACAAGTACCTGGTCGCCCACCAGCCGAACCTGAAGTTCCTCGGCGAGGTCAGCTCCACCGACGTCGGCTTCGTCACCGCGAAGGGCTCGCCCCTCGCGCACGTCCTGGTCGACGCGGTCAACGAGCTCATCCACGACGGCACCTACGAGAAGATCTTCGCCAAGTGGGGCGTCGCCGGCTCCGGCATCAGCCAGTCCGAGTTCAACCCCAAGCCCGCCTTCTAGAGCGGCGCTCGAGCAGAGGAGCAGCACATGACGATCCAGGAGACCGACGCCTTCACCGAGGAGTGGCAGGCCTGGCACCGGGCCAAGGACGAGCGTCTCGCCTCGCCGCACGGCTTCCTCGCCGTGACCGGCCTGCACTGGCTGACAGCGCAGGCGCAGCGCTGGGAGGACGCGCCGGGCGCCTGGTCGACGGGTCCCGAGGGTGTCTCGGTCGAGCTCGCCGACGGGGAGTCGCTGGTGGTCGACGGCGTACCCGTGACGGGCCGCCATGCCTTCGGCGTCATCCCGGAGCGCGGGGGCGTCGAGGCCGCGTTCGGCGATGCGGTCGTGGAGGTCGCCAAGCGCGGTGGCAACGACCTGATCCGGCCTCGCCATCCGGACAACCCGCTGCGGCTGTCCTTCGCGGGCACGCCGGCCTTCGCGCCGAGCCCGCAGTGGGCCCTCGCCGCGCGCTACGTCGCCTTCGACGAGCCCGTGCCGACCACTGTCGGCTCGGTCGTGGACGGACTCGAGCACGTGTACGGCGCCGTCGGGCGGCTGGAGTTCGAGCATGCCGGCGAGCGCCATGCCCTGACCGCCTTCCCGGGGTTCGCCCCCGGCACGCTGACCGTGCTGTTCAGCGACGCCACCGCAGGCATCACGACGTACGGCGCGGTCCGCAGCCTGACCGTCGACGCACCCGCGACCGGTGGCGCGGTCGTCATCGACTTCAACCGGGCGACCAACCTGCCGTGCGCGTACACGCCGCACGCGACCTGCCCGCTGCCGCCGCCGGGCAACCGGCTGCCCTTCCCGGTCGAGGCGGGGGAGCAGACGCCGGTGACGGCCTGAGGGTCCCTTGCCGCCACCGCCGCGGGGTGTAGCGAGTGCCTCGCCGGGGCACCAGCGAGGTCATGGACGACGTCGAAGTGGCAGTGGTCGGTGCCGGCGTGGCCGGGCTGCGCTGCGCCGCCCTGCTGCACGCCGCCGGTCGTGACGTCGTCGTCCTCGAGGCGAGCGACGGCGCCGGCGGGCGCATCCGCACCGACCGGGTCGACGGGTTCCTGCTCGACCGCGGCTTCCAGGTGGTCAACCCCGCCTACAACGCACTGCGCGCAGCCGTGGACGTCTCCGCGCTGGAGCTGCAGCCCTTCCCGGCCGGCGCCCGGGTGCTGGCCGACGGCGGCACCCACACCCTTGCGGATCCGTTCCGGGCGTTCCGGCTGGCCGGTGCCAGCGCGCTGTCGGCGCTGCCGCGACCCGCGGAGCTGTGGGCGCTGGGCAAGTGGGCGGCGCCGCTGCTGACGGGGCTGCAGAAGGAGCACGGGCTGCCGAGGCACCTGCTGCAGGGTCGGCCCGACGCGTCGCTGCGGGTCTCCCTGGATCGGGCCGGTGCCCACGGCCTGCTGCGCGCCACCCTCGAGCGCTACCTCGCCGGCGTCGTGCTGGAGGACGAGGGCGAGACGTCGGCGGCGTTCGCGCTGCTCCTGGTCAGGAGCTTCGTCCGCGGGACGCCCGGCCTGCCACGATCGGGGATGCAGGCGCTGCCCGACGCGCTGGCCGCCCCGCTGGCCGGCCGGATCCGCTACGGCGAGAAGGTCGACCGCCTCGAACGCAGCGACGCTGGCGCACGGATCCGGACCGCCGGCTCGACGATCTCGGCGGATCGGGTGGTCGTGGCCACCGATCCGTGGGCGGCGGAGTCGCTGCTGGGCCGCTCCCGGCTCGCCGCCCCCACGCCCAAGGGCCTGGTCACCGACTGGTACACCGTCGACGAGGCGCCCGAGGAGACAGGCATCCTGCACCTCGACGTCCGCGCCGAGCGCGGCCCCGCCGTGAACGCCTGCGTCGTCTCCGCGGCCGCCCCCAGCTACGCGCCGCACGGCCGCCACCTCGTGCAGGCGACGAGCCTGCTGCCGGCGAGCAGCGAGCCTGCGCTGGAGCACGAGGTACGCCGGCACACCGCGGCGATGCTCGGTGCACCCGAGGCCGGCCTGAGCCTGCTGCGGCGCGACGTCGTACCGCACGCGCTGCCGGTGCAGCCGGCCCCCTTGCGCTTCCGGTCACCGCAGCGGATCGACGAGGTCACCCTCGTCTGCGGTGACCACCGCGACACCGCCTCCAGCCAGGGCGCCCTGGTCAGCGGCGCCCGGGCGGCGCATGCAGTGCTCGCCTCGCTGTCGGCCGTGGGGGACAGGCCGTGACGGCCGGAGAGCCGGCGCAGGGCATGACCGTGCTGGTCTCCGGGGCGACCGGCTTCGTCGGCAGCCGGCTGGTCCCGGCCCTGAGCAGCGCCGGCCACCGGGTGCGCGCGATGACCCGCCATCCCGACGACTACGAGGGCGCCGGCGAGCCGGTCTTCGGCGACGTCGGCGAGCCCGACTCGCTCACCGCCGCACTGGCCGACGTCGACGTGGCCGTCTATCTCGTGCACTCGCTCGGCGAGGCCGACTTCGAGCAGCGCGATGCCGACGCCGCGCGCGCCTTCGGGGTCGCGGCCCGCGACGCCGGCGTCCGGCAGCTGGTCTACCTCGGCGGTCTCGGTGAGGAGCGGGACGGGCTCTCCGCCCACCTGCGGTCGCGGCGGCAGGTGGAGGAGCTGCTGGCTGCCTCCGGCGTGCCGCTGACCGTGCTGCGCGCGGCCATCGTGGTGGGGGCGGGCGGGATCTCCTGGGAGCTGACCCGGCAGCTGGTGAAGAACCTGCCGGCGATGGTCGTGCCGCGCTGGGCGAGCACCCGCACCCAGCCGATCGCCATCGACGACGTCGTCCGCTACCTGGCCGGTGTGGTGGGCAACGAGAAGGCGTTCGGCCGGACCTTCGAGCTCGGCGGCGCCGACCGGCTCACCTACACCGCGATGCTGCAGCAGGCGGCCGAGGAGCTCCACGGCCGCTCGCTGCCCATCCTGGAGGTACCGGTGCTGACCCCGCGGCTGTCGTCGTACTGGATCGCGTTGGTCACCGACGTCGACCCCACCACCGCGCGCAACCTGATCGACTCGATGGGCAACGAGGTCCTCCAACACGACGAGGGCATCCGCGAGCTCGTTCCGGGTGAGCCGCTGGGCTACCGCGAGTCGGTCCGGCGGGCGCTCGGGAAGTCTCCGCAGCAGGACTGACGCGCTCACGAGCGCAGGGCCACCAGCGGTTGGATCCCGATGTCGAGTGCGACGATCCGCTAGAACAGGGGCGGTAGCACCAGCAGCACCACGACCGACCAGCTCACGTGGGTCAGGATCGGGGCCAGGACGCCGCCGGACGCGCGTCGCTCCAGCCCCACCACCAGACCCAGCAGTACCGCGGCCAGGGCGAGCATCACGTTCCCGCTCGCGGCGGTGACGACGGTGTAGGCGATCGTGGTCCACAGCACCGGCCGCGACGGCACGGCCGCGTAGAGGGCACCGCGGAAGAACAGCTCCTCGGCCACCCCGTTGAGCGCTGTCACCAGCAGCAGCACCAGGAGCGAGCCCGAGCCCGTGTAGTCGAGCACGCCCGCGACCCGATCGCCGAGGTAGGGGATGTCGCGGACGATGAGCGCGCCCACCGCGAAGACCGCTGCCAGGGCGAGACCGAGCAGCACCGGCGCGACCCATGGGCGCATCAGCCCGCGGGTGGTGGCGATCCGGCCCAGGTGCAGCTGCCCCGAGGCGAACGCTCCCGTGATCCAGACCGCCGCCAGCCCCAGCGTGGCCGGGTAGAACCAGGCGTTGCCGGGCTCCAGGTGCAGGGTCAGGCCGAGCACGACGGCGCCGAGCAGAGCGAAGGCGGCGGTCGTCCACTGCCGTCGCCGCAGCCTCGGCAGGGGCTCGCGGTGATCGCGCGGGACGGTGTCCCACAGCGACCGCCGCAACCAGATGAGGACGGAGTCCATGTGTTCGGAGGTTAACCGGAGCGCCTCGGGTGATGCGTTGCGCCGCCGAAACGTCTGTGCAACACCCCTGCCGCATCGTGGCGGCAGGATCGGGTTCATGCTCTGGCGGGTCCGCACCACGCTCCCCGACCGTCCCGGCGCGCTCGCCGTCCTGGCCCGGCGCTGCGGCGAGTCAGGCGTCAACATCCTCGGCCTGCAGATCTTCCCCGGCGTCGAGGACGTCACCGACGAGCTGGTGCTGCGCACGCCGCTGGGGTGGGAGGCCGACCAGGTCGCCGAGCTGCTGGAGGACAGCGGCGGCAGCGGCGTGGTCGTGCTGCCCTCGCGGGAGTCCGCCCTGGTGGACCAGCCCACCCGCTACATCCGCGCCGCGCAGATGATCCTGGAGCGGCCGCTGTCCTTCCCGGAGGTGGTCGGACGGCTCTTCGACACCGACACCGAGGTTCGGGGCGACGTCCCCGCGGAGGGTCCCGACGACGTGATGGAGATGACGGTCGGCGACGTCGAGGTGCAGCTGCGCCGACGTACGCCGTTCACCGCCACCGAGCACGCCCGCAGCGCCGCCCTGGCCGACCTGGTGACCGACGTCCTGCGCCGCGACCGCGACTCGTCGGCGAGCTGGGCGAGCGAGCCGGTGCCGGGTGCCGCCGTCGCCCCGGACTACGTGGTGGACGGCCCCACCGTGACCGCCCTGATGGAGGGCGTGGTGGTGGGTCGAGCGACGGTGCACGACGAGGACGGCGCGATCGAGGGTGCGCTCGGGGAGGAGGCCTACCGGGTGACGCTGAGCGTCGAGCCGGCATGGCGTCGCCGGGGCATCGGCACCAGGCTCCTGATCCAGGTCTCCCGGCTGGCT from Nocardioides sp. BP30 encodes:
- a CDS encoding class I SAM-dependent methyltransferase — encoded protein: MDLDAFAWLLTDPGQTLLARAVALGGEDPLQAQSVLRREFAGVAAPYVAVAMSQAELRRRAVPKFGAAAAAMYFTPDGLEQATRQAVAEHRAARLVAFGAGSAIDLGCGIGGDLIAMARAGITSAGVDLDPERVAVARANLDALGLPGAVSVADATELDHTAFEVAFADPARRTNNRSRGRLLDTEGWTPPWPFVLSLLARDACVKVAPGIPHELVPDGVEAEFVSDRGEVKEAALWSGRLATVHRRATVIADGGLATLTDEDAPPLGEGGVDVRAVGEFLYEPDGAVIRAGLVTAVAAGVGGGLLDDRIAYVTSDQSFRTPFARGYRVLEVLPYRERALRAALRERGVGRLTIKKRGVAVVPEELRRRLAPQGPNEATIVLTRVADEGTCLLVQPF
- the groES gene encoding co-chaperone GroES, coding for MSINIKPLEDRIVIKQVEAEQTTASGLVIPDTAKEKPQEGEVLAVGPGRVDDNGNRIPLDVAVGDKVIYSKYGGTEVKYAGEEFLILSARDILAVIA
- a CDS encoding amino acid ABC transporter permease — its product is MSLVAGPVETGALDRRSGDDELVAARLVPRRRPGQWISAAIALVAVAALLRSVFTNPHFQWDVVRYFFLRPSILDGLLLTLWLTAAVVISGYLLGIVVAVMRLSGNPVLSTVSFAFTWFFRSVPPLVQLLLWFNLASLYPTLSFGIPFLPPFGSVHTAHLFTALLAAYVGLTLDVAAFSGEIVRGGLLSVEHGQTEAAKSLGLGKGRIFRRIVLPQAMPAIVPASGNMVIGMLKATSIISMLGADDLLHKAQLIYGQNYLIIPLLLVATIWYIILTTILSIGQYFVERYYARGKGEQRESLWRVARGNLPFAGLRRRDLAALS
- a CDS encoding amino acid ABC transporter ATP-binding protein, which gives rise to MAGQRPLVRVRGLRKHFGRHEVLRSIDLDVPAGSVSVLLGPSGSGKSTLLRCINHLEKPDAGFVEVGGEIIGYRRDGDRLRELPDRAVTRQRARIGMVFQQFNLFPHKTVLENIIEGQLAAGVRRKAAESRASELLVRVGLAGRETSYPRQLSGGQQQRVAIARALANEVELILFDEPTSALDPEMVGEVLGVMKDLAAEGLTMIVVTHEIGFAREAADQVVFLDGGRIVESGPPGEVLANPRNERARAFLSAVL
- a CDS encoding ABC transporter substrate-binding protein, whose product is MKILKPTALAGLAVTLVALAGCGSSSDTLSAADKKVGAQTSTSASADAIPTEDVVSSVQTVTALHDKLPAAVRSSGVLTLGTTLATGEAGLPHVGSDSANKQVGLDVDLRDAVAKVLGVSWKISDGSFETIVPGVQSGKYDVGQDNFAVTSARLPVVDFATYLKDGQGFVAAKNSSLGAVTKLTDVCGHTVSTGTGSSFQQILDAGVKECSAAGLKPYTPKYYSDNASILLGLQNGQTDLYFGPTLGDKYLVAHQPNLKFLGEVSSTDVGFVTAKGSPLAHVLVDAVNELIHDGTYEKIFAKWGVAGSGISQSEFNPKPAF
- a CDS encoding NAD(P)/FAD-dependent oxidoreductase, with product MDDVEVAVVGAGVAGLRCAALLHAAGRDVVVLEASDGAGGRIRTDRVDGFLLDRGFQVVNPAYNALRAAVDVSALELQPFPAGARVLADGGTHTLADPFRAFRLAGASALSALPRPAELWALGKWAAPLLTGLQKEHGLPRHLLQGRPDASLRVSLDRAGAHGLLRATLERYLAGVVLEDEGETSAAFALLLVRSFVRGTPGLPRSGMQALPDALAAPLAGRIRYGEKVDRLERSDAGARIRTAGSTISADRVVVATDPWAAESLLGRSRLAAPTPKGLVTDWYTVDEAPEETGILHLDVRAERGPAVNACVVSAAAPSYAPHGRHLVQATSLLPASSEPALEHEVRRHTAAMLGAPEAGLSLLRRDVVPHALPVQPAPLRFRSPQRIDEVTLVCGDHRDTASSQGALVSGARAAHAVLASLSAVGDRP
- the groL gene encoding chaperonin GroEL (60 kDa chaperone family; promotes refolding of misfolded polypeptides especially under stressful conditions; forms two stacked rings of heptamers to form a barrel-shaped 14mer; ends can be capped by GroES; misfolded proteins enter the barrel where they are refolded when GroES binds); translated protein: MPKILEFDENARRALERGVDKLADAVKVTLGPKGRYVVLDKKWGAPTITNDGVTVAREIELDDPFENLGAQLTKEVATKTNDVAGDGTTTATVLAQAMVHEGLRAVAAGVNPMGLKRGMDAAAAKVGDALRAAARPVNDESDMASVATISSRDGHIGELLAEAFSKVGKDGVITVEESNTPSTELEFTEGMQFDKGYISAYFVSDPERMEAVLDDPYILLVQGKVSSVQELLPILEKVMQAGKPLFILAEDVEGEALSTLVVNKIRGTFNAVAVKSPAFGDRRKAIMEDIAILTGGQVIAAEIGLKLDQVGLEVLGRARRVVVTKDNTTIVDGAGDPAAVSGRVNQIKAEIENTDSDWDREKLQERLAKLAGGVCVIKVGAHTEVELKEKKHRIEDAVSATRAAIEEGIVAGGGSALVHAVAELEDDLGLTGDEAAGVRIVRKAADEPLRWIAENGGENGYVVVSKVREAGVGNGWNGATGEYGDLVAQGVIDPVKVTRSALVNATSIAGMLLTTETLVVDKPEEEEPAAAAGHGHGHGH
- a CDS encoding NAD(P)H-binding protein, which encodes MTAGEPAQGMTVLVSGATGFVGSRLVPALSSAGHRVRAMTRHPDDYEGAGEPVFGDVGEPDSLTAALADVDVAVYLVHSLGEADFEQRDADAARAFGVAARDAGVRQLVYLGGLGEERDGLSAHLRSRRQVEELLAASGVPLTVLRAAIVVGAGGISWELTRQLVKNLPAMVVPRWASTRTQPIAIDDVVRYLAGVVGNEKAFGRTFELGGADRLTYTAMLQQAAEELHGRSLPILEVPVLTPRLSSYWIALVTDVDPTTARNLIDSMGNEVLQHDEGIRELVPGEPLGYRESVRRALGKSPQQD
- a CDS encoding DUF1684 domain-containing protein: MTIQETDAFTEEWQAWHRAKDERLASPHGFLAVTGLHWLTAQAQRWEDAPGAWSTGPEGVSVELADGESLVVDGVPVTGRHAFGVIPERGGVEAAFGDAVVEVAKRGGNDLIRPRHPDNPLRLSFAGTPAFAPSPQWALAARYVAFDEPVPTTVGSVVDGLEHVYGAVGRLEFEHAGERHALTAFPGFAPGTLTVLFSDATAGITTYGAVRSLTVDAPATGGAVVIDFNRATNLPCAYTPHATCPLPPPGNRLPFPVEAGEQTPVTA